Proteins from a single region of Acidovorax sp. NCPPB 3576:
- a CDS encoding ParB family protein — MAEISPQDMASRLLQDRFTRTGPVADALTDPIADTPMIVTLDELRPYELDPRITRNPLYDDILASIRERGLDTPPPITRRPGATHYIIRNGGNTRLAVLRELWAQTKDERFFRIGCLFRPWPQRGEIVALTGHLAENELHGGLSFIEQALGIEKVRELYEEEDGKPLSQSELARRLKSDGYPVPQPHISRMQEAIQYLLPAIPNVLYGGLGRHQVEQLTALRRTGTKIWEARAASSRLDLDFPTLFQDVLSVFDASPGQFNVQRVQDELVGQMADLLGEKYDTLAFDITASDKRWQLLSSEPGSVPAIPAMPAPPELPPPPRPSPATSPIAALPAPRTEPSTDPSEAVSPPEPLTVQARNGAFDEADDHAARVRGHVVSPAPTSDRLQSIQRLVADHLGEAPPDFESNVLQAIPVQAGGLYPVSDIWYIDPGLDTPERLRTLIAQLALEIADEAELSAEILPSEDGIGFHCAQDSESIGERASAPFPRTILSLLHALSAPFEHARFVAPHIDTVHLANHLGPLLQGPGLKVQFPRLSDNGLVKLFRLVRLARRLLDIEASLHGDSAMPSP; from the coding sequence ATGGCTGAGATTTCCCCACAGGACATGGCATCGCGGTTGCTGCAGGACCGTTTCACCCGCACCGGGCCTGTGGCAGACGCGCTGACGGACCCGATCGCCGATACGCCGATGATCGTGACACTGGACGAGTTGCGCCCCTACGAGCTCGATCCCCGGATCACGCGCAATCCGCTGTACGACGACATCCTGGCGTCGATCCGCGAGCGTGGTCTGGACACACCGCCGCCGATCACCCGCCGACCTGGCGCGACCCACTACATCATCCGCAATGGTGGCAATACCCGGTTGGCAGTCCTGCGGGAGTTGTGGGCGCAGACCAAGGACGAGCGGTTCTTTCGCATCGGTTGCCTCTTTCGCCCCTGGCCCCAGCGCGGCGAGATCGTCGCGCTGACCGGCCACCTCGCGGAAAACGAACTCCATGGCGGCCTGTCTTTCATCGAGCAGGCGCTCGGCATCGAGAAGGTTCGGGAGCTCTATGAAGAAGAGGATGGCAAGCCGCTGTCGCAATCTGAACTGGCGCGGCGGCTGAAATCGGATGGCTATCCGGTTCCCCAACCCCACATCAGCCGCATGCAGGAGGCGATTCAATACCTGCTACCCGCCATTCCGAATGTCCTCTACGGCGGTCTCGGTCGGCACCAGGTCGAACAACTCACGGCCCTGCGCAGGACGGGAACGAAGATTTGGGAGGCGCGTGCAGCATCGAGCCGGCTCGACCTGGATTTTCCGACGCTGTTCCAGGATGTGCTGTCGGTCTTCGACGCGAGCCCAGGCCAGTTCAACGTGCAGCGCGTGCAGGACGAACTGGTGGGACAGATGGCCGATCTGCTGGGCGAGAAGTACGATACGCTCGCCTTCGATATCACGGCCTCGGACAAGCGCTGGCAGTTGCTCAGCAGCGAACCGGGCAGCGTGCCGGCCATCCCCGCGATGCCGGCCCCGCCCGAGCTGCCCCCTCCCCCACGCCCATCGCCTGCGACATCTCCCATCGCAGCGCTGCCTGCGCCCCGCACGGAACCATCGACCGACCCTTCCGAAGCGGTCTCGCCACCGGAACCGCTCACAGTTCAAGCGCGCAACGGCGCTTTCGACGAGGCGGACGATCATGCAGCGCGGGTGCGTGGGCATGTGGTTTCCCCGGCACCGACGTCCGATCGATTGCAGTCCATCCAGCGCCTGGTGGCCGACCACCTTGGCGAGGCACCGCCGGACTTCGAGAGCAATGTGCTGCAAGCCATTCCGGTGCAGGCGGGTGGCCTCTATCCGGTGAGCGACATCTGGTACATCGATCCGGGCCTGGACACGCCGGAACGGCTGAGAACCCTCATCGCGCAACTGGCGCTGGAAATCGCCGACGAGGCGGAACTGTCCGCTGAAATCCTTCCCAGCGAAGACGGTATCGGCTTCCATTGCGCCCAGGACAGCGAATCGATCGGCGAGCGCGCCAGTGCGCCCTTCCCGCGCACGATCCTCTCGCTCCTGCATGCCCTGAGCGCACCGTTTGAGCACGCACGGTTCGTTGCCCCGCACATCGACACGGTGCATCTGGCAAACCATCTCGGCCCCCTGCTGCAGGGGCCGGGCCTCAAGGTACAGTTTCCGCGATTGAGCGACAACGGCCTGGTGAAACTGTTTCGGCTGGTGCGCCTGGCGCGGCGGCTGCTGGACATCGAAGCCTCCCTGCATGGCGACAGCGCCATGCCGTCCCCGTAG
- a CDS encoding DUF2857 domain-containing protein, with amino-acid sequence MSGPHPLNQAVIAQALHDLRNGQLRKAKSMGFDDQDLDALKHPAMASVLANATVSWCSVEVNRDVLRRLLHQVNDVAKEIEAVDRMLRLGASTEMISKFYGLTHQEVALRRSVIGLPKRKGRYPVLTEQQDAQLWESWSDLIKERGIALNNDTAMLAIAADFSESTGVPVSVIWSAIRGWIDEGLV; translated from the coding sequence ATGTCCGGTCCGCATCCGCTGAACCAGGCCGTGATTGCACAGGCCCTGCACGACCTTCGCAACGGCCAGCTGCGCAAAGCCAAATCCATGGGCTTCGATGACCAGGACCTCGATGCCCTGAAGCACCCGGCCATGGCGAGCGTGCTGGCGAATGCAACGGTGTCTTGGTGTTCGGTCGAGGTCAACCGCGATGTGCTGCGCCGCCTGCTGCATCAGGTGAACGACGTGGCCAAGGAGATCGAGGCGGTGGACCGGATGCTGCGCCTGGGTGCCAGTACCGAGATGATCAGCAAGTTCTACGGATTGACGCATCAAGAAGTCGCGCTGCGCAGATCGGTGATCGGCTTGCCCAAGCGCAAGGGTCGGTATCCGGTCCTGACGGAACAGCAGGACGCACAGCTGTGGGAATCCTGGTCGGACCTCATCAAGGAGCGGGGCATCGCGCTGAACAACGACACGGCCATGCTCGCCATCGCGGCGGATTTTTCGGAATCCACGGGGGTGCCGGTCTCGGTGATCTGGAGCGCCATTCGCGGATGGATCGATGAAGGGCTGGTTTGA
- a CDS encoding STY4528 family pathogenicity island replication protein — MTAPRRPGGPVLLGELLDQALQRMQVEPATPPEKAAPALPPSDGFIFSGNRHDSVPRALLLDRRLTPLERNAWQVFRLLLNDDGITAFPTYDQLCPYLASMPCAAKASHETVARALTLLRLTRWVSLVRRRRDARTGRMLGNLYVLHDEPLTPYEGIQLDPDYLGLVSHALDHASKSIQRVGVHTLKEMAEDPMLNGRILPSRLQVLTQRLAAQGWGETIGYPQAGDSHDSEDGSSGLLRNRKPPGSDSEVGQKARQTGTLRNPNEDRTVRKEEIEKEIRTVPRTRGALLLPERFKALKSEQQNGALAALQSVDPALHQAVLEEWDARCRESTVRNPAGYLFALIQRALRGDFKAWAASKAPPAPTAPTAAEPAPSRPADPEVARAHIAKIRALLRMP, encoded by the coding sequence ATGACAGCACCGCGCAGACCAGGCGGGCCGGTCCTGCTGGGAGAACTGCTCGACCAGGCGCTGCAGCGGATGCAAGTCGAACCCGCAACCCCGCCGGAAAAAGCCGCGCCAGCCCTGCCCCCATCCGATGGCTTCATTTTCAGCGGCAATCGCCATGACAGCGTGCCGAGGGCGCTGCTGCTGGACCGGCGTCTCACGCCCCTGGAGCGCAATGCCTGGCAGGTGTTTCGCCTGCTGCTCAACGACGATGGCATCACGGCCTTTCCGACCTATGACCAACTGTGCCCCTACCTTGCCTCCATGCCCTGCGCTGCCAAGGCATCGCACGAGACCGTTGCACGCGCGCTGACCCTCTTGCGCCTGACCCGCTGGGTCAGCCTGGTCCGGCGGCGGCGCGATGCCAGGACCGGGCGAATGCTGGGCAATCTCTACGTCCTTCACGACGAACCGCTCACGCCCTATGAAGGCATCCAGCTCGACCCCGACTACCTGGGGCTGGTCAGCCATGCGCTCGATCACGCCAGCAAGTCCATCCAGCGGGTCGGCGTGCACACGCTCAAGGAGATGGCCGAGGACCCGATGCTCAACGGGCGGATACTGCCGAGCCGTCTGCAGGTGCTGACCCAACGCCTCGCCGCCCAGGGGTGGGGGGAGACGATCGGTTATCCACAGGCTGGGGACAGTCACGATTCCGAAGACGGGTCGAGCGGCCTTCTTCGGAATCGGAAACCACCGGGTTCGGATTCCGAAGTGGGTCAAAAAGCCCGCCAAACCGGCACGCTTCGGAATCCGAACGAGGACCGTACTGTACGTAAAGAAGAGATAGAAAAAGAAATACGTACAGTACCCCGCACGCGAGGCGCCCTGCTCCTGCCCGAGCGGTTCAAGGCCCTGAAGTCGGAACAGCAGAACGGGGCGCTCGCCGCCCTGCAGTCGGTCGATCCCGCGTTGCACCAGGCCGTTCTGGAGGAGTGGGATGCACGCTGCCGCGAAAGCACGGTGCGCAATCCCGCAGGTTATCTCTTTGCCCTCATCCAGCGCGCGTTGCGCGGGGACTTCAAAGCCTGGGCCGCATCGAAGGCACCTCCCGCCCCCACCGCTCCCACCGCGGCCGAGCCGGCCCCGTCCCGCCCGGCAGACCCGGAGGTGGCACGGGCGCACATCGCCAAGATCCGGGCGCTGCTGCGGATGCCGTGA
- a CDS encoding PFL_4669 family integrating conjugative element protein has product MANETEPLQLNLGSLRSAMSLTLHTHHASRIWHGRAAAEGKPGIIGLNGFVGIMNKLKRGSEQDDPYSDWWMLRIEDKLNATKEQLQILREQVDRALADVPPALSLGENLNVQPVKLPLFVASQLGFMAVYLLADYDDLARRLILAHHTALIDRGTLERWLNEGAHALRSLFSLAQQYRYSGTTRNDFSTGNAAARVAREKFGDLPQDILDGSRRSRFAPPPVRRSAPASATTRSREPEEAPIMDTDAAPTGTDATPQDEDAPSDNDGEEPA; this is encoded by the coding sequence ATGGCCAACGAAACGGAACCATTGCAGTTGAACCTGGGGTCGCTGCGCAGTGCGATGTCGCTGACGTTGCACACCCACCACGCCTCGCGCATCTGGCATGGCCGGGCCGCCGCGGAAGGCAAGCCCGGCATCATCGGCCTCAACGGCTTCGTCGGCATCATGAACAAGTTGAAGCGTGGATCGGAACAGGACGATCCTTACTCCGACTGGTGGATGCTTCGGATCGAGGACAAGCTCAACGCCACCAAAGAACAGTTGCAAATCCTGCGCGAACAGGTGGACCGTGCCTTGGCCGATGTTCCACCCGCCCTGAGCCTGGGCGAGAACCTCAACGTCCAGCCCGTCAAGCTGCCGCTGTTCGTCGCCTCGCAGTTGGGCTTCATGGCGGTCTATTTGTTGGCGGACTACGACGATCTGGCACGCCGCCTGATCCTGGCCCACCACACCGCGCTGATCGATCGCGGGACATTGGAACGCTGGCTCAACGAAGGCGCCCACGCCTTGCGCAGCCTGTTTTCGCTGGCACAGCAATACCGATACTCCGGGACGACCCGCAACGACTTCTCCACCGGCAACGCCGCCGCGCGCGTGGCGCGGGAAAAATTCGGCGATCTGCCGCAGGACATTCTGGACGGCTCGCGCCGCTCGCGCTTCGCCCCACCGCCCGTGCGCCGGTCCGCGCCAGCGTCTGCCACCACGCGCTCCCGTGAACCGGAAGAGGCACCGATCATGGATACCGATGCAGCGCCCACCGGCACCGACGCGACGCCGCAGGACGAGGATGCCCCCTCCGACAACGACGGAGAGGAGCCGGCATGA
- a CDS encoding DUF3158 family protein: MSALHRFVPLEQPAFQSLEHAAYLKGLLRPFKGKGALEDWASHCSGLRDSLVALAERRLLPQVQGFPFDRLAAHLAPQNTAAGTTFLRWRNVDRSRMGVALWEGLLADPAMPAALIDDLYAIEVQRIVLNMQVSLTHSIARQATDCANKVAHADTIYQRRIRAIIHPEESHP; the protein is encoded by the coding sequence ATGAGCGCGCTGCATCGCTTTGTGCCACTGGAACAGCCCGCCTTCCAGTCGCTGGAACATGCGGCCTACCTAAAAGGCCTTTTAAGACCCTTTAAAGGTAAGGGGGCGCTGGAGGACTGGGCCAGCCATTGCAGTGGTCTGCGCGACAGCCTCGTTGCACTGGCCGAGCGCCGTTTGCTGCCACAGGTGCAAGGCTTTCCGTTCGATCGGCTGGCCGCCCATCTGGCCCCGCAGAACACCGCGGCCGGCACCACGTTCCTGCGCTGGCGCAACGTCGATCGCTCCCGCATGGGGGTTGCGTTGTGGGAAGGACTGCTTGCCGATCCCGCGATGCCTGCCGCGCTGATCGATGACCTGTACGCCATCGAGGTTCAGCGCATCGTGCTGAACATGCAGGTCAGCCTCACCCACAGCATCGCGCGGCAGGCCACCGACTGCGCCAACAAGGTGGCCCACGCCGACACGATCTACCAACGGCGCATCCGCGCCATCATCCACCCCGAGGAGTCACACCCATGA
- a CDS encoding single-stranded DNA-binding protein: MSTHFHGEGNIGSAPEYDEYPNGNEEPRRVLRLNVYFDNPIPGKDGYEDRGGFWRPVEWWHRDAEHWVHLFQKGMRIAVNGREERNDWTDEDNNPRTTYRINARTVGILPYRIESVTLSARPSGHETEPQAD, translated from the coding sequence ATGAGCACGCATTTCCATGGCGAGGGCAATATCGGCTCTGCGCCCGAGTACGACGAATACCCCAACGGCAACGAGGAGCCGCGCCGGGTCCTGCGCCTGAACGTGTATTTCGACAACCCGATCCCGGGCAAGGACGGCTACGAGGACCGTGGCGGTTTCTGGAGGCCGGTCGAGTGGTGGCACCGCGATGCCGAACACTGGGTTCACCTGTTCCAGAAAGGCATGCGCATCGCCGTCAACGGGCGTGAGGAACGCAACGACTGGACCGATGAGGACAACAACCCGCGCACGACCTATCGCATCAACGCCCGGACGGTAGGCATCTTGCCCTACCGCATCGAGTCGGTGACCCTCAGCGCCCGGCCATCGGGACACGAGACGGAACCGCAGGCCGATTGA
- a CDS encoding DNA topoisomerase III codes for MALYLCEKHSQAKDIARVLGATRRGDGCYIGPRDTVTWCIGHLLEAAPPEAYGDQYKRWSIEQLPIVPTRWRSEVKASTAKQYKAVQQLIGRATDLVIATDADREGEMIAREIIDLCGYRGPIQRLWLSALNDASIRKALGALKPSGETLPLYHAALARSRADWLIGMNLSRLFTLLGQQAGYQGVLSVGRVQTPTLRLVVDRDREIAGFVSVPYWAVEVQLSHAGQSFAAHWVPPDGSTDAAGRCLRPSLAREAADRIRQDRGALVVSLETERVSEAPPLPFDLGTLQEVCSRQLGLDVQDTLDIAQALYETHKATTYPRSDSGYLPESMLPEVPAVLDAVLATDPGLRPLIDRLDRTQRSRAWNDSKVTAHHGIIPTLEPAKLAAMSDKERAVYGLIRSHFLAQFLPHHEFDRTTARLSAGSRSLHASGKQIVVPGWRMALPGHPANGAEDADDAQGPRSQVLPPLAQASRCSIEQVDVKALKTLPPKPYTQGELVKAMKGVARLVTDPRLKQKLKETTGIGTEATRASIINGLLGRNYLLKKGRSIRASDAAFTLIDAVPSAIADPGTTAVWEQALDMIETGQLTLDAFIDRQSAWVAQLVEQYRSASLSLPVPQGPACPLCGSPTRQRNGKSGAFWSCSRYPDCKGTAALGSPGGKPSAPRQRGPRSTAS; via the coding sequence ATGGCTTTGTATCTTTGCGAAAAGCACTCGCAGGCCAAGGACATCGCCCGGGTACTGGGTGCCACCCGGCGCGGCGATGGCTGCTACATCGGTCCCCGCGACACCGTGACCTGGTGCATCGGCCATCTGCTGGAGGCAGCACCGCCCGAAGCCTACGGCGATCAGTACAAACGCTGGTCCATCGAGCAGCTTCCGATTGTTCCAACGCGCTGGCGCAGCGAGGTCAAGGCATCCACGGCCAAGCAATACAAGGCGGTCCAGCAATTGATCGGTCGGGCCACCGATCTGGTCATTGCGACGGACGCCGACCGGGAGGGCGAGATGATCGCCCGCGAAATCATTGATCTGTGCGGCTACCGGGGTCCCATCCAGAGGCTGTGGCTGTCGGCCCTGAATGACGCATCCATCCGCAAGGCACTGGGCGCGCTCAAGCCCTCTGGCGAAACGCTGCCGCTGTACCACGCGGCCCTGGCGCGATCGCGTGCGGACTGGCTGATCGGAATGAATTTGAGCCGCCTGTTCACCCTGCTCGGCCAACAGGCCGGCTACCAGGGCGTGCTGTCGGTCGGCCGCGTTCAAACGCCGACGTTGCGCCTGGTGGTGGACCGGGATCGCGAGATCGCGGGTTTCGTTTCCGTGCCCTACTGGGCCGTCGAAGTCCAACTGTCGCATGCCGGCCAGTCGTTCGCCGCGCACTGGGTGCCGCCCGATGGCAGTACCGATGCCGCGGGACGGTGCCTGCGGCCATCCTTGGCCAGGGAAGCCGCCGACCGCATCCGGCAGGACCGTGGGGCGCTGGTGGTCTCGCTGGAGACCGAGCGAGTGAGCGAAGCGCCACCGCTGCCGTTCGACCTGGGAACACTTCAGGAGGTCTGCTCGCGCCAGTTGGGCCTGGACGTGCAGGACACCCTCGACATCGCACAGGCTCTGTACGAAACGCACAAGGCCACCACCTATCCCCGCTCCGATTCCGGCTACCTTCCGGAGAGCATGCTCCCGGAAGTTCCGGCGGTACTCGACGCGGTGCTGGCGACCGATCCCGGCCTGCGGCCATTGATCGACCGCCTCGACCGCACCCAGCGCTCACGCGCATGGAACGACAGCAAGGTCACGGCCCACCACGGCATCATTCCCACGTTGGAGCCAGCGAAACTTGCCGCCATGTCGGACAAGGAACGCGCGGTCTATGGCCTGATCCGCTCCCATTTCCTGGCGCAGTTCCTGCCCCACCACGAATTCGACAGGACGACCGCCCGGTTGTCCGCAGGCAGCCGATCCTTGCACGCGTCCGGCAAACAGATCGTCGTTCCCGGCTGGCGGATGGCGCTGCCCGGCCATCCGGCGAACGGGGCCGAGGACGCGGACGATGCACAGGGGCCGCGCAGCCAGGTCTTGCCACCGCTCGCGCAGGCAAGCCGTTGCAGCATCGAACAGGTCGATGTGAAGGCGCTCAAGACGCTGCCTCCCAAGCCCTACACGCAGGGCGAACTCGTCAAGGCGATGAAAGGGGTTGCCAGGCTGGTGACCGACCCGCGCCTCAAGCAGAAGCTGAAAGAGACCACGGGAATCGGCACCGAAGCAACCCGTGCCAGCATCATCAACGGCCTGCTCGGCCGAAACTATCTCCTCAAGAAGGGCCGTTCCATCCGCGCATCCGATGCTGCTTTCACACTGATCGATGCCGTGCCCTCGGCCATCGCCGATCCCGGCACCACCGCGGTCTGGGAGCAGGCGCTGGACATGATCGAGACGGGGCAACTGACCCTGGACGCCTTCATCGACCGGCAATCGGCCTGGGTGGCGCAACTGGTGGAGCAGTACCGCAGCGCGAGCCTGTCCCTCCCCGTACCCCAAGGTCCCGCCTGTCCTCTCTGCGGCAGTCCCACGCGGCAACGCAACGGCAAGTCCGGTGCATTCTGGTCCTGCAGCCGGTATCCCGACTGCAAAGGCACGGCAGCGCTGGGTTCGCCCGGCGGCAAGCCCTCTGCCCCGCGCCAGCGCGGGCCCCGTTCCACAGCGTCCTGA
- a CDS encoding DNA cytosine methyltransferase, whose translation MTHPPIEYGSVCSGIEAASLAWQPLGWHPAWFSEIDPFPMAVLAHRHPGVPNLGDMAQIAARVLAGTVAAPDILVGGTPCQAFSIAGSRQGLADPRGALTLKYTELANAIDQARQAQRRQPAVIVWENVPGVLSDRSNAFGCLLGALAGESRPLQPAGGRWTHAGCVSGPRRHIAWRVLDAQYFGVAQRRKRVFLVASGRTGFDPAAVLFESGGLPGHPSPGRPARQESATAAEMGAEGAGRFDHELNSAYGKVSVTVCFGGGHLRGPIDKAACLTARGHKCDFEVETFAAQSVAGSISHTLDTANRGKGCGEDGTGKGVPIVVACAPQALAFAQNSRSEVRLESGHGQIAGTLSTGGGAPGQGRPVIASITIPAGHTAGAIADLGSDLFPTLRSSRGGGDLGHVVMPNIEAYFQCTLEPPEGGWLDWSSWRVRRLMPIECERLQGLPDDYTLVPYRGKPAADAPRYKAIGNSMAVPCMAWLGQRLHEALPI comes from the coding sequence ATGACACATCCCCCCATCGAATACGGCAGCGTGTGCAGCGGCATCGAGGCGGCAAGCCTCGCATGGCAACCGCTCGGCTGGCACCCCGCCTGGTTCTCGGAGATCGATCCGTTCCCGATGGCCGTTCTGGCGCACCGGCACCCTGGCGTTCCCAACCTCGGGGACATGGCGCAGATCGCCGCCCGGGTGCTGGCGGGCACCGTTGCGGCCCCCGACATCCTCGTCGGCGGCACGCCATGCCAGGCATTCAGCATCGCCGGATCACGCCAAGGTCTCGCGGACCCGCGCGGCGCCCTCACCCTCAAATACACGGAGCTCGCCAATGCCATCGACCAAGCCCGCCAGGCGCAACGCCGGCAACCCGCGGTCATCGTCTGGGAAAACGTCCCGGGCGTCCTGTCCGACCGTTCCAATGCCTTCGGATGCCTTCTGGGCGCCTTGGCCGGCGAGAGCCGCCCGCTGCAGCCGGCAGGGGGCCGATGGACGCACGCAGGTTGTGTGTCTGGACCCCGCCGCCACATCGCGTGGCGGGTGCTCGACGCACAATATTTCGGCGTGGCCCAACGCCGCAAGCGCGTGTTTCTTGTCGCAAGTGGTCGTACCGGGTTCGATCCCGCCGCGGTACTTTTTGAGTCCGGTGGCCTGCCTGGGCATCCTTCGCCGGGCAGACCGGCGCGGCAAGAATCTGCCACCGCTGCTGAAATGGGTGCTGAAGGCGCAGGCCGATTCGACCACGAACTGAACAGCGCCTATGGCAAGGTATCGGTGACCGTCTGCTTCGGTGGCGGACATTTGCGGGGCCCGATCGACAAGGCGGCATGCCTGACCGCCCGCGGCCACAAATGCGATTTCGAGGTGGAAACCTTCGCGGCGCAATCCGTGGCCGGCAGCATCAGCCACACGCTCGATACGGCCAACCGGGGCAAGGGCTGCGGCGAAGACGGGACGGGCAAAGGCGTTCCCATCGTGGTCGCCTGTGCGCCGCAGGCCCTGGCCTTTGCACAGAACAGCCGCAGCGAGGTGCGGCTGGAATCGGGACATGGCCAGATCGCGGGCACGCTCTCGACCGGCGGCGGCGCTCCGGGCCAGGGCCGGCCCGTGATCGCCAGCATCACGATTCCAGCCGGACACACGGCGGGTGCCATCGCCGACTTGGGGAGTGACCTGTTTCCGACCTTGCGCTCCAGCCGCGGTGGAGGCGACCTCGGCCACGTCGTGATGCCGAACATCGAAGCGTATTTCCAGTGCACGCTGGAGCCGCCCGAAGGCGGCTGGCTGGACTGGTCGTCATGGCGCGTGCGCCGCCTCATGCCGATCGAGTGCGAGCGGCTGCAGGGGCTGCCCGACGACTACACGCTGGTGCCGTATCGGGGCAAACCGGCTGCGGATGCACCGCGCTACAAGGCCATCGGGAACTCCATGGCCGTTCCCTGCATGGCATGGCTGGGCCAGCGACTCCACGAAGCCTTGCCTATCTAA
- a CDS encoding ATP-binding protein translates to MGTIRLHNHQDFLIAALRQQLHQASDLGALLQTARSAGASLIRVVADNASITLCDDGKSIEDMQALLDLPDPIGEHEVRERSNAPLTGVLSALYFATHLSVHCGQQGFSTPTDAIIRGEPIAVHAAAPRIGNEFRLDGVESPRPDMDLPQWVRVHLRHLCQAFPVRVIFNGVELPRPLAHPSLAWRETPIGRVLLDLDAPPHEWQCFRNGLPIGPAPSTPRYQAVLLHDGSTTRPPDPWHPCGEGNDHGCIQATIDPAYRAALIEAKERLSDSEFVVLYWEACLASSHADLLNDVPFAPRAWFRDWDAHPPGYQRFGQSEHLSGLAHLDSLDTEGVWRIHPEGDEEHAAEVYVCARGGLLLEERRLDAGHWLFQRIRSISSEQVRVYQDAVLHEDIQATLYEDDIELVLVRALNVRLNGEPDPYAVNAVRKDGKLVLTEQAGPVTRLVSDYVFDGRHDEAAEATDAQTILAFIASGSTQGPARIVNAVLPPSLRYQPNPGLAGATVHLRFGPDGRLQAIDA, encoded by the coding sequence ATGGGCACCATTCGTCTTCACAACCATCAGGATTTCCTCATCGCGGCCCTGCGCCAGCAACTCCATCAGGCATCGGACCTCGGCGCTTTGCTCCAGACCGCGCGGAGCGCGGGTGCCAGCCTCATCCGCGTCGTGGCCGACAACGCGTCGATCACCCTCTGCGACGACGGCAAAAGCATCGAAGACATGCAAGCGCTGCTCGATCTGCCCGATCCCATCGGCGAGCACGAAGTGCGGGAACGCAGCAATGCTCCCCTCACGGGCGTGTTGTCCGCGCTGTATTTCGCCACGCATTTGTCGGTCCATTGCGGCCAGCAAGGGTTCAGCACGCCGACGGACGCCATCATCCGGGGCGAACCGATTGCCGTTCATGCCGCCGCTCCCCGGATCGGCAACGAGTTTCGCCTCGATGGGGTGGAGTCTCCCCGCCCGGATATGGATCTGCCGCAATGGGTGCGGGTTCATCTGAGGCATTTGTGCCAGGCGTTTCCGGTTCGCGTGATCTTCAATGGCGTCGAGTTGCCACGGCCTCTGGCCCATCCATCGCTGGCCTGGCGTGAAACGCCGATCGGCCGTGTGCTTCTCGACCTGGACGCCCCGCCGCATGAGTGGCAGTGCTTTCGCAACGGCTTGCCCATCGGCCCTGCGCCGTCCACCCCCCGCTACCAGGCCGTGCTTTTGCACGATGGATCGACCACCCGTCCTCCCGATCCGTGGCACCCTTGCGGTGAAGGAAACGACCATGGGTGCATCCAGGCCACGATCGACCCAGCCTATCGGGCGGCGCTGATCGAAGCCAAGGAGCGGCTTTCCGACAGCGAGTTCGTCGTCTTGTATTGGGAGGCGTGTCTGGCCTCGTCCCATGCCGATCTTCTCAATGACGTTCCCTTTGCCCCTCGGGCATGGTTTCGTGACTGGGACGCCCATCCGCCTGGCTACCAACGCTTCGGGCAGAGCGAGCACCTCAGCGGTCTCGCGCACCTGGACAGTCTGGACACGGAAGGCGTCTGGCGCATCCATCCCGAGGGCGACGAGGAACACGCCGCAGAAGTCTATGTCTGCGCCCGTGGAGGTCTTTTGCTGGAAGAACGCCGCCTCGATGCGGGGCACTGGTTGTTCCAGCGGATCAGGTCGATCTCCTCCGAGCAGGTTCGGGTCTATCAGGACGCGGTCCTGCACGAAGACATCCAGGCCACGCTCTACGAGGACGATATCGAGCTGGTGCTGGTCCGTGCGCTGAATGTCCGCCTCAACGGCGAGCCCGATCCGTATGCGGTCAACGCCGTGCGCAAGGACGGCAAGCTGGTGCTGACGGAACAGGCCGGGCCGGTCACCCGACTGGTGTCCGACTATGTTTTCGATGGGCGCCACGACGAAGCGGCCGAAGCAACCGACGCGCAGACCATTCTCGCGTTCATCGCGTCAGGCAGCACACAAGGCCCCGCCCGGATCGTCAACGCCGTACTACCGCCGTCGCTGCGATACCAACCCAATCCTGGCTTGGCCGGAGCAACGGTGCATCTGCGGTTCGGTCCCGATGGACGGCTGCAGGCGATCGACGCCTGA
- a CDS encoding type II toxin-antitoxin system RelE/ParE family toxin, with protein MIRSFQHKGLRILYQRGDASGVRADHVQRLQRLLASLEVARAPNDMDRPGNRLHPLKGRLNGFWAVNVSGNWRVVFRFIDSDVELVDYLDYH; from the coding sequence ATGATCCGGAGTTTCCAGCACAAGGGACTGCGGATCTTGTACCAGCGTGGTGATGCGTCCGGTGTTCGCGCCGATCACGTCCAACGCCTGCAACGCCTGCTCGCCTCCCTGGAAGTCGCTCGCGCTCCCAACGATATGGATCGCCCCGGCAACCGGCTGCATCCCTTGAAAGGGAGGCTCAACGGCTTCTGGGCGGTCAACGTGTCGGGCAACTGGCGCGTCGTTTTCCGTTTCATCGACTCCGATGTGGAGCTCGTCGATTATCTTGATTATCACTAG